In the genome of candidate division WOR-3 bacterium, the window TGCCGCAATCGCGCGCCACGCGGGATAGAAAGGAACGGAAGGCCGCCAGCGCCTGTCTGTCGCCGGCGACGAATGAGATGTCCAGGTCGTTGCCGTGGTACCGATGCGGCCTCAGGACCAGTAGACCTGTGAGCTTGCTCGTACAGCCGTACCCGAAGACGTAGCCACAGCGCAGCAACTCGGTCACGTAGCGGCGGTCGAGGCTCCGGAACAGCCAGGTGTACGCGAGCAGGCCGCGACTCGCCGCCAGCTCCGCGCTCTGCCCGATGAACTCGAGCGCCTGAGCAACCGTCGGCGTGGAGAGCGGCGGTCCGAGCCGCGGCTTGCCGGGCTTGCCGACAAAGTACCGGTACTGCGCGTACGGTCTGAAGCCCATCACCGTCTCTATGATGTGGATAGACTCGCGGTTCACGTCCGCGGTGGCGAGTCGCAGCGAAACCGGACGGCGCTCCAGCGTCCTGAGAACCACCTGGCGCGACAGCTCACTGCCAACCCCCCGATTCCGGCAACCCGGGTCGACCCGCAGCCCCTCCAGCCACAACTCGCCGGGCGCCAGCTCGGTCGCCTTGCCGTAGCCGACGAGTCTGCCCCGTAACTCAGCGGCCCAGAACCCGCCTTCCTTCGCCCAGCGGTCGAAGAACTGCGGAATATAGTCGTTCCCTTCCCAGATGCGGGACGAGATCTTCATCACCGCTGGCTTGTCCGCCATCGTCATAGGACGCACGCGGAGCGCCCCGGGCGCCCCTCGCCTATCGCCACTCGCCTTCGGCCGCCGGCCGTTTTGCCTTTTGCCTTTTGCCTTCTGCCCTTTGACTTGCATCTCCTCCTCAGTCCTCATTCTACTTCAGACGCCGGCCGTTTTGGCTTTTGGCTTTTGCCTTTTGCCCTTTGACCTGCATCTCTCCGTCAGTCCTCATCCTGCTTCGGACGCCGGCCGTTTTGCCTTTTGCCTTTTGCCTTTTGCCCTTTGACTTGCATCTCTTCCTAAGTCCTCATTCTGACTTCTGCATTCTGCCTTCTGCCTTCTGACTTCGGTTGAGTCCGCTCACGCTGCTTCCCACCTGACTTCCTTGCGCAGCCAGCCGCGCCGGAAGTAGGAGCCCCCGAGTAAGGCGGTCTCGACCACGAGCGAGAGGCCGATCCCCAGCCACACGCCGTTCAGCCCCAGCCAGCGGGCGAGTAGCAGTGCTGCCGGTATCTTGACGGCCCAGTTGGCCACCAGTGCCGCGACCATCACCGGGGTGGTGTCACCGGCGCCGCGCATGGCGCTATCCCAGCCGGTCGACAGCCCGACCATCACCAGCAGCGGCGCGAGCACGCGCAGGTAGTCGACGCCGTAGTGCACGACCG includes:
- a CDS encoding GNAT family N-acetyltransferase, yielding MRTEEEMQVKGQKAKGKRQNGRRPKASGDRRGAPGALRVRPMTMADKPAVMKISSRIWEGNDYIPQFFDRWAKEGGFWAAELRGRLVGYGKATELAPGELWLEGLRVDPGCRNRGVGSELSRQVVLRTLERRPVSLRLATADVNRESIHIIETVMGFRPYAQYRYFVGKPGKPRLGPPLSTPTVAQALEFIGQSAELAASRGLLAYTWLFRSLDRRYVTELLRCGYVFGYGCTSKLTGLLVLRPHRYHGNDLDISFVAGDRQALAAFRSFLSRVARDCGTKSISSMAASDEMAQALRSLGMQAHPRIGAVPVYGYPI